In the genome of Pontibacter actiniarum, the window GGAAAATCACGCGTGCCGCTGCCCGTATCGCTATGGGGCTGCAGGAGGACCTGTACCTAGGCAACCTCGATGCCAAGCGCGACTGGGGCCACGCCAAGGACTATGTAGAGGCCATGTGGCGCATTCTGCAGCAGGACGAGCCGGAGGACTATGTGATTGCCACCGGCGTTACCACAACCGTGCGCGACTTTGTGAGAATGGCCTTCGGCGAACTAGGCATTGAGATTGAGTTCAGGGGAGAAGGAGTGGAGGAGAAGGGCTATGTGGCCGCCTGCACAAACCCTGACTACCAGCTGGAGCTGGGCAAAAACGTCGTGTGTGTAGACCCGAACTACTTCCGCCCAACAGAAGTGGACTTGCTGATTGGCGATGCCACGAAGGCCAAAACTAAGTTGCAGTGGGAGCCGAAGTATGACTTGCCAGCACTTGTGAAAGATATGATGCAGGCTGACATTGAGCTGTTCAAGCGCGACAGCTACCTGCTGGAAGGTGGGCACCGTGTGTTAAACTACCACGAATAGCAGTTGCATAACATATAATAACAAGAAAAGGGCGGATGTATCACATTCGCCCTTTTCTTGTTACAGAAGCTGAGGCATAAAAAAAGGAGCTTGAGTATAACTCAAGCTCCTTTAAGGAGCGGTCTGGACGGGACTCGAACCCGCGACCTCCGCCGTGACAGGGCGGCATTCTAACCAACTGAACTACCAGACCAATAACTTGATGTTTTGAGGAGCCGTTTGCTCTTCTTGCTTAACCGCAGTAAAATCTGCGGTCTGGACGGGACTCGAACCCGCGACCTCCGCCGTGACAGGGCGGCATTCTAACCAACTGAACTACCAGACCAATAACTTGATGTTTTGAGGAGCCGTTTGCTCTTCTTGCTTAACCGCAGTAAAATCTGCGGTCTGGACGGGACTCGAACCCGCGACCTCCGCCGTGACAGGGCGGCATTCTAACCAACTGAACTACCAGACCGTTTGTCTTTTCCTTAACCTTGTTCGTTAAAGTGATGCAAAGGTATGTCCTCGGATTTAATTGTGCAAGTCCTCTGCATCATTTTAACGCTATATTTTCGCCCGGAATACTAAACGCGTTCATTTACAGATGGATTAATTTTTAATGCGCTTATAAATTCTCTCTTCTGTTACGTGCATTGCCGGAAAGTCTTAAATTTGTGTTCCAAACAAGCGAGAAAACTATGCTTTTAGATTTCGAACAACCCATTGCTGCCCTTGAAGGCAAACTTCAGGAGATGAAGAAACTGGCAGACGAAAGCCAGGTAGACGTGACGGAGGCGGTAAAGGCTCTGGAAGAGAAAATCAAGAACCTGAAAAAAGAAACCTACGCAAACCTGACTCGCTGGCAGCGTGTGCAGTTGTCGCGCCACCCTGAGCGCCCTTATACTCTCGATTATATCCATGGTATAACTGATACGTTTGTGGAGCTGCACGGTGACCGTACCGTGCGCGACGACAAAGCTATGGTAGGTGGTTTTGGGGAAGTGGATGGCCGCAGCATCATGTTTATTGGCCAGCAGAAAGGCCGTAATACCAAGCAGCGCCAGATGCGTAACTTTGGTATGGCCAATCCGGAAGGGTACCGTAAAGCGCTCCGCCTGATGAAGATGGCAGAGAAGTTCAACAAGCCCATTGTTACTTTTATAGATACTCCAGGAGCGTTTCCGGGGCTTGAAGCAGAAGAAAGAGGCCAGGGCGAGGCTATTGCGCGCAACCTGAAGGAAATGTTCATGCTGAAGGTGCCGGTAATCTGTATTGTTATTGGAGAAGGTGCCTCGGGAGGTGCCTTGGGCATTGCCATCGGCGACCGCGTGATGATGCTGGAAAATACCTGGTATTCCGTAATCTCCCCTGAAAACTGCTCTACTATCTTGTGGAGAAGCTGGGAGTACAAAGAACAAGCTGCTGAGGCTATGCGGCTAACCGCAAGCGATATGCTTCAGAACAAGCTGATAGACGGCATTATCAAGGAGCCGCTTGGTGGGGCACACCTGGAGCCGGGCAAGATGATGCGTACGCTTAAGAAAGAAATTATTAAGCTGCTGGATGAACTGGGAACCATAAATGCCGAAGACCGTATTATGGAACGCATTGAGAAGTTCTCTAATATGGGAGTGGTTTTAGAAGCCTAAGCAAACAGCGCAAACTATACAAAATGAATTAGGAGCACGAGCAGCAGCTTTTGTTCCTAATTCATTTTTTGTTTACAGCCAGCTTTGTATTACATTTAAGTATAGTCTCCATTTAATAACTCAAACTAAAGCAGTATGAAGCTACACGCTATCGACACAGGTTTTTTTAAGTTAGACGGCGGCGCTATGTTTGGCGTAGTTCCCAAAACGCTTTGGCAGCGCACGAACCCGGCCGATGAAAATAACCTGTGTACGTGGGCCATGCGCTGTATGCTGGTAGAGGATGGAGACAGGCTTATCTTAATTGACAATGGTATCGGCGACAAGCAGGATGCCAAGTTCCTCAGCCACTACTACCTTCACGGCGATGCTTCGCTACAGAAATCCCTGAAAGCGGCCGGCTTTGCCCCTGAGGACGTAACGGATATGTTTCTCACGCACCTGCACTTCGACCATTGCGGAGGCGGCGTGCAGTACAGGAAGGGCGACGGCGCGCTGGAACTGGTCTTTCCTAACGCTACCTACTGGTCTAACGCAGATCACTGGGAGTGGGCCACAAAACCAAACGCAAGGGAAAAAGCCTCTTTCCTGAAGGAGAATATTCTGCCAATGCAGGAAAGCGGGCAACTGCAGTTTATCG includes:
- a CDS encoding acetyl-CoA carboxylase carboxyltransferase subunit alpha — its product is MLLDFEQPIAALEGKLQEMKKLADESQVDVTEAVKALEEKIKNLKKETYANLTRWQRVQLSRHPERPYTLDYIHGITDTFVELHGDRTVRDDKAMVGGFGEVDGRSIMFIGQQKGRNTKQRQMRNFGMANPEGYRKALRLMKMAEKFNKPIVTFIDTPGAFPGLEAEERGQGEAIARNLKEMFMLKVPVICIVIGEGASGGALGIAIGDRVMMLENTWYSVISPENCSTILWRSWEYKEQAAEAMRLTASDMLQNKLIDGIIKEPLGGAHLEPGKMMRTLKKEIIKLLDELGTINAEDRIMERIEKFSNMGVVLEA
- a CDS encoding MBL fold metallo-hydrolase, whose amino-acid sequence is MKLHAIDTGFFKLDGGAMFGVVPKTLWQRTNPADENNLCTWAMRCMLVEDGDRLILIDNGIGDKQDAKFLSHYYLHGDASLQKSLKAAGFAPEDVTDMFLTHLHFDHCGGGVQYRKGDGALELVFPNATYWSNADHWEWATKPNAREKASFLKENILPMQESGQLQFIDPAKPSPIPQFDIFYADGHTDKMMVPIISYKGRKLAYMADLLPSVGHIPLPYVMGYDTRPLLTLDEKALFLNRAADEELVLFFEHDPVNQCCTVQHTEKGVRLKETFSLSEL